The following coding sequences are from one Cardinium endosymbiont of Culicoides punctatus window:
- a CDS encoding NAD kinase translates to MSIAIHSRQVCSASIEFLEKITLLAKDYNKKVIISTTFAQLLNLNELNCLKYLSIFDIEALNALHVELMISLGGDGTLLETTHYINDKAIPLLGVNTGTLGFLTMLSCSEAVTELIHFFEGDYAIEQRTILSLCGEHISDAFALNEVALLKRDTASLLTIDAYIDEKFITTYWADGLIIATPTGSTAYSLSCLGPIMLPSANNFVITPLSPHNLAVRPLVVPETAKLSFIVKGRDKDMLIAVDGRSIPAATQQRLVIEKAPFILKLVQLGHTSLFDVLREKLYWGMDCRKT, encoded by the coding sequence ATGTCGATAGCAATACATTCCAGACAAGTTTGTTCGGCCAGTATAGAGTTTTTAGAAAAAATAACTCTTTTGGCAAAAGATTATAATAAAAAGGTAATAATTTCTACAACATTTGCACAATTGTTAAATTTAAATGAGCTTAATTGTTTAAAATACCTATCAATCTTTGATATTGAGGCATTAAATGCTTTACATGTAGAACTGATGATTAGCCTAGGTGGTGATGGAACTCTTTTAGAAACAACACACTATATCAATGATAAAGCAATTCCACTACTTGGTGTAAATACAGGAACGCTAGGATTCTTAACCATGTTAAGTTGCTCAGAAGCGGTCACGGAACTAATACATTTTTTTGAAGGTGATTATGCCATAGAACAGCGAACAATTTTATCATTATGTGGAGAACATATTTCTGATGCCTTTGCATTAAATGAAGTTGCATTATTAAAAAGAGACACTGCTTCACTACTGACTATTGATGCATATATAGATGAGAAATTTATTACAACGTATTGGGCTGATGGATTAATTATTGCTACACCTACTGGATCTACAGCCTATTCACTTAGTTGCTTAGGGCCAATTATGTTACCTAGTGCAAATAACTTTGTCATTACCCCTTTGAGTCCACATAACCTTGCTGTACGGCCATTGGTGGTACCTGAAACAGCCAAATTGAGTTTTATCGTTAAGGGACGAGATAAAGATATGCTTATTGCAGTAGATGGGAGATCTATACCAGCAGCTACCCAGCAGAGACTCGTTATAGAAAAAGCTCCTTTTATATTGAAGCTTGTCCAGCTTGGGCATACCTCTCTTTTTGATGTGTTACGTGAAAAGCTTTATTGGGGTATGGATTGTAGAAAAACATAA
- the proS gene encoding proline--tRNA ligase has translation MSTPLPKRDANFSAWYNELVLRADLAENAPVRGCMIIKPYGYAIWERLQSFFDKAFKETGHVNAYFPLLIPKSYLSKEADHVEGFAKECAVVTHYRLKMAEDGNGVVVDPAARLEEELIVRPTSETVIWSTYKNWVQSYRDLPILVNQWCNIVRWEMRTRLFLRTTEFLWQEGHTAHATRVEAEAEALQMLHLYERIIREYMAIPLVKGVKTAHERFAGAETTYTIEALLQDGKALQAGTSHYLGQRFAKAFDVTFTNKEGIRDYVWGTSWGVTTRLMGALIMTHSDDDGLVLPPKIAPIQVVMIPIYKTEEEYRTVVAQLAACQKLLASQDIRVKLDDRDTRKPGYKFAEYEQKGVPIRMVLGPNDLKNKTVELARRDTKEKITIPLADLSTQVSSWLEAIQENMYQRALSLQQKHTIRVDDYAAFKERIATKGGFLLAHWDGTTETEEKIKAETKATIRCIPLDSVEEEGCCIYTGKPSKRRVIFAQAY, from the coding sequence TTATCAAACCTTATGGTTATGCCATTTGGGAAAGATTGCAAAGCTTTTTTGACAAAGCTTTTAAAGAAACAGGTCACGTAAATGCATATTTCCCCTTACTCATTCCTAAATCCTACTTAAGCAAAGAAGCAGACCATGTAGAAGGTTTTGCTAAAGAATGTGCGGTTGTTACCCATTATCGACTGAAAATGGCGGAAGATGGGAATGGCGTTGTCGTGGACCCTGCAGCTAGGTTAGAAGAAGAGCTCATTGTACGGCCTACTTCTGAAACAGTTATATGGAGTACCTATAAAAATTGGGTTCAATCTTATAGGGACCTACCTATTTTGGTTAACCAATGGTGTAATATAGTACGTTGGGAAATGCGTACTAGGTTATTTTTACGTACTACAGAGTTTTTATGGCAAGAGGGACATACCGCCCATGCTACCCGTGTAGAAGCAGAAGCGGAAGCGTTACAAATGCTACATTTATATGAACGCATTATTCGGGAATATATGGCCATTCCATTGGTCAAAGGAGTTAAGACAGCACATGAACGATTTGCAGGTGCAGAAACTACCTATACCATTGAAGCTTTACTGCAAGATGGAAAAGCCCTCCAAGCTGGTACTTCCCATTACCTGGGACAACGTTTTGCTAAAGCCTTTGACGTAACCTTTACCAATAAAGAGGGTATACGTGACTATGTATGGGGCACCTCTTGGGGTGTTACTACCCGTCTTATGGGGGCATTGATTATGACGCATTCAGATGATGATGGATTGGTACTTCCCCCTAAAATTGCCCCTATACAGGTAGTGATGATACCCATTTATAAAACAGAGGAAGAATATCGTACCGTCGTTGCACAATTAGCTGCTTGTCAAAAATTATTGGCTAGCCAAGATATTCGAGTAAAACTGGATGATAGAGATACCCGTAAGCCAGGTTATAAGTTTGCTGAGTACGAACAAAAAGGAGTCCCTATACGTATGGTACTAGGCCCTAATGATTTAAAAAATAAGACAGTTGAACTAGCACGTAGAGATACAAAAGAAAAGATCACTATTCCACTAGCAGATTTAAGCACACAGGTTTCTTCTTGGCTAGAGGCAATTCAGGAAAACATGTACCAGCGTGCTTTATCTCTGCAGCAGAAGCATACCATACGTGTAGATGACTATGCTGCATTTAAGGAGCGCATAGCAACGAAAGGAGGTTTTTTGCTTGCCCATTGGGATGGAACAACAGAAACAGAAGAGAAAATTAAAGCAGAAACAAAAGCTACGATCCGATGTATTCCATTAGATAGCGTTGAAGAGGAAGGATGCTGTATCTACACGGGAAAACCCTCTAAAAGACGCGTGATTTTTGCACAAGCCTATTAA
- a CDS encoding biotin--[acetyl-CoA-carboxylase] ligase, translated as MSNYLFDRASFYYKSCSSTNDIAKQYISNKRVAEGTVFIADYQCKGRGQRGNHWHSAEAQNLLFSLVLYPEFLAIKYSFSLNIIISLSIYEVLARQCTEGISIKWPNDIYYLDKKIGGILIETSIGSRDKINTAIIGIGLNINQVHFDLPNATSLALIKQTTFDRGTILNHILQAIGNYYAQLHNGKGDLLWSNYLGNLYRNKEVHCFKHTAGYIAGRIVGVNRLGQLLIEMSNGNICSYDTKEITFVI; from the coding sequence ATGTCTAACTACCTGTTTGATAGGGCCTCTTTTTATTATAAAAGTTGTTCATCTACCAATGATATTGCAAAACAATATATTTCGAATAAGAGGGTAGCAGAAGGAACTGTTTTTATTGCAGATTATCAGTGCAAAGGTAGGGGTCAGCGTGGTAATCATTGGCATTCAGCCGAGGCTCAGAATCTACTTTTTTCCCTTGTTTTATATCCAGAGTTTCTAGCCATAAAGTATTCTTTTTCTTTAAATATTATTATTAGCTTGTCTATTTACGAAGTACTTGCTCGTCAATGTACAGAAGGTATTTCTATAAAATGGCCTAATGATATCTATTATTTAGACAAAAAAATCGGTGGTATTTTAATTGAAACCAGCATTGGTAGTAGGGATAAAATAAATACAGCCATTATTGGTATTGGACTGAATATAAATCAGGTACACTTTGACTTGCCAAATGCTACTTCGTTAGCCTTAATCAAACAAACAACCTTTGATAGAGGTACTATCTTAAATCATATTTTACAAGCAATAGGAAATTACTATGCTCAGTTGCATAATGGGAAAGGAGATTTGCTTTGGTCAAATTATCTAGGTAACCTATATAGGAACAAGGAGGTTCATTGTTTTAAACATACTGCTGGATATATAGCAGGACGTATCGTAGGAGTCAATAGGCTTGGTCAACTACTTATAGAAATGTCCAATGGAAATATTTGTAGTTATGACACTAAAGAGATTACTTTTGTTATTTAA
- a CDS encoding ABC transporter permease — MPLFRAIYFALFITNRIRQSNRQAFAYVVHQVATFSLAIGFASILVASMVMFGFQSEINKKMTSFFGHFEITKQVGHAYPYEPPCIHAIQINRLLKNLPTAIEKIEAFAQKPVLIDTKEGIEGLLCKGLDHNTLHQELESYIIAGRLPYLKALTYQNELLISHYMAQKLSIALGDHIIIHTIDPSTRFRKLKVVGIYRTYINDIDASLAFCDIRLIQRLNNWTPEMVDGYEVFIKKNIPIKKMLRDDILHLIDDNLRVVKTDQKYAAFSDWLAIFQKNTIIFMVFILLIACFTMVATAIVQVIERNDMVALFKSLGAHTWQINVIILCNSLYTLCWGMLYGNILGMGLCFLQSHYKLITLEPELYYMQHVPISWVWQTVFLPNLCAFCAISLGLYGAITLFNKNKIIEALE; from the coding sequence ATGCCATTGTTTAGGGCCATTTATTTTGCTCTTTTTATAACAAATCGAATACGACAAAGCAATAGACAGGCTTTTGCTTATGTTGTACATCAAGTTGCAACATTCAGTCTTGCCATAGGGTTTGCTTCTATATTGGTTGCATCAATGGTAATGTTTGGTTTTCAGTCAGAAATTAATAAAAAAATGACTTCTTTTTTTGGGCATTTTGAAATTACCAAACAGGTGGGGCATGCATACCCTTACGAACCACCATGCATACATGCAATACAGATAAATCGTTTGTTAAAAAACTTGCCCACTGCCATTGAAAAAATAGAAGCTTTTGCACAAAAACCAGTCCTTATTGATACAAAAGAGGGTATCGAAGGGTTGCTATGTAAAGGACTAGATCATAACACATTACATCAAGAATTAGAAAGTTATATAATCGCTGGAAGGCTTCCATATTTGAAAGCATTAACCTATCAAAATGAATTATTAATTAGCCATTATATGGCACAAAAATTATCCATTGCGTTAGGTGACCATATTATTATTCATACCATAGATCCTAGTACCCGTTTTAGAAAATTAAAGGTTGTTGGAATATATCGTACCTATATAAACGACATAGATGCTAGCTTAGCCTTTTGTGATATCCGGCTCATTCAACGTTTGAATAACTGGACTCCAGAAATGGTAGATGGATATGAAGTTTTTATAAAAAAAAATATACCCATAAAAAAAATGTTAAGGGATGATATTTTACACCTTATAGATGATAATTTACGTGTTGTCAAAACGGATCAAAAATATGCTGCTTTTTCTGATTGGCTTGCTATTTTTCAAAAAAATACCATCATTTTTATGGTATTTATATTATTGATAGCATGCTTTACCATGGTTGCTACGGCTATTGTTCAGGTTATAGAACGTAATGATATGGTGGCTTTATTCAAATCTTTAGGCGCACATACCTGGCAGATTAATGTGATTATTCTTTGCAATAGTTTATATACACTTTGTTGGGGCATGTTATATGGAAATATATTGGGTATGGGATTATGTTTTTTGCAATCTCATTATAAGCTGATTACACTTGAGCCAGAGTTGTATTATATGCAGCATGTTCCTATTTCTTGGGTCTGGCAAACTGTTTTTCTTCCTAACCTATGTGCATTTTGTGCCATTAGTTTAGGTTTGTATGGTGCAATCACATTATTCAATAAAAATAAAATTATAGAAGCATTAGAGTAG
- a CDS encoding ABC transporter substrate-binding protein, with amino-acid sequence MNLYKRKQKSVIGIYIVFLLYVLTCLFVTARPIYAKKSTKTAVDTKHYAPLLEQYEQAKHLCKKNNYADAKRSFDVLKQVCSDTPLCPYVHFYYALSAYYNGEKALAKQSFSWIHLQFPSWNKQNETLYWCARCNFEEEKYNDAFTLLSLIQDKKMVDAIAKMKKYFIKKIENLDYLQELASHFPNESMIKQTLYKKAARQAYITQDFSLVHSLAAQYHFKHYIYDPLRNLKSKRKDAYRVAVFFPFLVEEINYTSCTDLFVIDLYQGIKIAIEELAQEGIAIKLFSFDTKNNAKVTADLLAQEKMQYMDLIIGPLYPSTIPLVATFAKKHKINFVNPISTNSSIINNNPFAFLFQPSLETCAQKAAWLTLRDIATKQIEHPCIAVFYGKEREDLLQAELYKQVIEQELGRKIDFFLQFSTPNEIKDFFCNLGKGKKDEAEEVTAEETREIEEQEKINHLDLERITHIYLPSQHKMLVSSVLSFPFKFNIHPYIIGHEQWIKQEIITLNQLKRLKIFFLAPGYIDFNRSALTTFRKKIFKKTAHQANDYNYIGYEMMLFFGKMLSTYGIYFQKEWENMHYTGVIFQGAYYGKYHSNQHIPILCFNNNNFIVQNEN; translated from the coding sequence ATGAATTTGTATAAGCGGAAACAAAAATCAGTAATCGGCATATATATAGTATTTCTTCTGTATGTACTAACTTGTCTATTTGTAACAGCTAGACCCATTTATGCCAAAAAAAGCACAAAAACGGCTGTAGACACAAAGCATTATGCCCCCCTTTTAGAACAATATGAACAGGCTAAGCATCTTTGCAAAAAGAACAATTATGCTGATGCAAAACGCTCATTTGATGTACTTAAACAAGTTTGTAGTGACACCCCACTTTGCCCCTATGTCCATTTCTACTATGCATTATCTGCTTATTATAATGGTGAAAAAGCATTGGCTAAGCAAAGTTTTTCGTGGATACACTTACAATTTCCTTCATGGAATAAACAAAATGAAACACTCTATTGGTGCGCACGATGCAATTTCGAGGAAGAAAAATACAACGATGCCTTCACATTGCTTTCTTTAATCCAAGATAAAAAAATGGTTGATGCTATTGCTAAAATGAAGAAATATTTTATAAAAAAAATAGAAAATCTTGATTATCTACAAGAACTAGCATCGCATTTTCCAAATGAATCGATGATCAAACAAACCTTATATAAAAAAGCTGCCCGTCAGGCATATATAACACAAGACTTCTCTTTAGTACATTCATTAGCTGCTCAGTATCACTTTAAACACTACATATATGATCCCTTGCGTAACCTAAAATCTAAACGAAAAGATGCATATCGTGTGGCTGTCTTTTTTCCATTTCTTGTAGAGGAGATAAACTATACATCATGTACAGATTTATTTGTAATTGACCTATATCAAGGTATCAAAATAGCCATAGAAGAGCTTGCACAAGAAGGCATTGCAATTAAACTTTTTTCTTTTGATACTAAAAATAATGCTAAAGTTACGGCTGACTTGCTTGCACAAGAAAAGATGCAATATATGGATTTGATCATAGGTCCTCTCTATCCTTCTACCATTCCATTGGTTGCTACATTTGCCAAAAAGCATAAAATTAATTTTGTGAATCCTATTTCAACAAATTCCTCTATTATCAATAATAATCCATTTGCCTTTCTCTTTCAACCTAGCCTTGAAACCTGTGCGCAAAAAGCAGCGTGGCTTACACTGAGAGATATAGCTACCAAACAGATAGAACACCCTTGTATAGCTGTTTTTTATGGTAAAGAACGAGAAGATCTTTTACAAGCAGAACTGTATAAACAAGTTATAGAACAGGAATTAGGTAGGAAAATAGATTTTTTCTTACAATTTTCTACTCCTAATGAAATCAAAGATTTTTTTTGCAACCTTGGTAAGGGTAAAAAAGATGAAGCAGAAGAAGTAACCGCAGAAGAAACAAGAGAAATAGAAGAACAAGAAAAAATCAATCATCTAGATCTAGAACGCATAACCCATATCTACCTTCCTTCACAACATAAAATGCTTGTTTCTAGTGTATTGAGTTTCCCTTTCAAATTTAACATACACCCCTATATTATAGGGCATGAACAATGGATAAAACAAGAAATTATTACCCTAAATCAACTTAAAAGGTTGAAAATCTTTTTTTTAGCCCCTGGCTATATAGATTTTAATAGATCTGCATTAACTACATTTCGAAAAAAAATTTTCAAGAAAACGGCCCATCAAGCTAATGATTACAACTATATTGGCTATGAAATGATGTTATTTTTTGGAAAAATGTTATCAACGTATGGCATCTATTTCCAGAAAGAATGGGAAAATATGCATTACACGGGCGTGATTTTTCAAGGAGCGTATTATGGGAAATACCATTCTAATCAACATATTCCCATTTTATGTTTTAATAACAACAATTTTATTGTGCAAAATGAAAATTAA